One segment of Leeia aquatica DNA contains the following:
- a CDS encoding heavy metal translocating P-type ATPase: MSELCYHCQLPVPAGADFPIRLDSGHAPACCAGCQAVAQTILDSGMGVYYRQRSEPAGKADPLPDSLRQQLLLYDDPLVQQDFVHPSDQHPELQEALLLLEGITCAACVWLNEQTVRRLPGVHHVSINYSSYRAVVRWDPAQVRLSDILQAISLIGYRAHPFDASRQAAQYQQERKTALRRVFVAGFGMMQVMMYAWPAYFSDRLELPLDQDVLMRWASLLLTLPVVLYSAWPFYLGSWRDLKSGRMGMDVPVTLGILGAFLPSVWATVSQHGAVYFDSVTMFVFLLQGGRYLELTARRKASESADSLSRLLPAFAHHLPHWPQPEVVEQPLARLEVGDHVLVKPGETIPVDGEVVDGDSLVVEALLTGESTPLPRQPGDRVVGGSLNQHNPLVIRATQVRQTTRLAGIVRLLEQALGEKPRMAELANRFAHGFVLLILLVAIATAFYWGRHDPAQALWVTVSVLVITCPCALSLAVPVALTAATGQLARLGVLVGRGHALTTLPQVTQVVFDKTGTLTLGELSVAHAHYFAPAAEVQPLLASLESRSEHPVARALLRHAGSHAALPLSDYDNQRGQGVSAVIAGQRYWLGRPEFATPHCSAPRPSQPEHAVWLASSTQWLAAFELSDTLRPDAQATVQALQRAGLRVTLASGDQRGPVAHIAHSLGISDWHASLSPEDKLALIRERQQAGEVVMMVGDGVNDAPVLAQAQLSVAMASGADLARHSADMILNTPQLWPLYQGWQLASQTRRIMRQNLLWGFCYNGIAIPLAVLGHVTPFIAGIGMAGSSLLVVLNALRLLRRNAVSYPPAA; this comes from the coding sequence ATGTCTGAGCTGTGCTATCACTGCCAATTGCCGGTGCCTGCCGGGGCGGATTTTCCCATCCGGCTGGATTCGGGCCATGCCCCGGCCTGCTGCGCCGGTTGTCAGGCGGTGGCACAAACCATCCTCGACAGCGGCATGGGGGTCTACTACCGCCAGCGCAGCGAACCCGCCGGCAAGGCGGATCCGTTGCCGGACAGCCTGCGCCAGCAACTGCTGTTGTACGATGATCCCTTGGTGCAGCAGGACTTTGTCCATCCCAGCGACCAGCACCCCGAGTTGCAGGAAGCCCTGTTGCTGCTGGAAGGCATCACCTGCGCCGCGTGCGTGTGGCTGAATGAGCAGACCGTACGCCGCCTGCCCGGCGTACACCATGTCAGTATCAATTACAGCAGTTACCGCGCCGTGGTGCGCTGGGATCCGGCACAGGTGCGGCTGTCTGACATCCTGCAGGCCATCAGCCTGATCGGCTACCGCGCCCACCCTTTTGATGCGTCTCGTCAGGCCGCCCAGTACCAGCAGGAGCGCAAGACCGCATTGCGGCGGGTGTTCGTCGCCGGTTTCGGCATGATGCAGGTGATGATGTATGCCTGGCCCGCCTATTTCTCTGACCGGCTGGAACTGCCACTGGATCAGGACGTATTGATGCGCTGGGCCAGCCTGTTGCTGACCTTGCCGGTGGTGCTCTACTCCGCCTGGCCGTTCTACCTCGGTAGCTGGCGCGACCTGAAGAGCGGCCGCATGGGTATGGACGTGCCAGTGACACTCGGCATCCTCGGTGCCTTCCTGCCCAGCGTCTGGGCAACGGTCAGCCAGCATGGTGCCGTGTACTTTGACTCGGTCACCATGTTCGTCTTTCTGTTGCAGGGCGGGCGCTATCTGGAGCTGACCGCGCGGCGCAAGGCCAGTGAAAGCGCCGACAGCCTGTCACGCCTCTTGCCCGCCTTTGCCCATCATTTGCCGCACTGGCCCCAGCCCGAGGTGGTAGAGCAGCCACTGGCGCGACTGGAGGTGGGTGACCATGTGCTGGTCAAACCCGGTGAAACCATCCCGGTTGATGGTGAGGTGGTTGACGGTGACAGTTTGGTGGTCGAAGCGCTGCTCACCGGCGAAAGCACACCATTGCCACGTCAGCCGGGCGACCGCGTGGTGGGTGGCAGCCTCAACCAGCACAATCCGCTGGTGATCCGCGCCACCCAGGTCCGGCAGACCACCCGGCTGGCGGGCATCGTGCGCCTGCTGGAGCAGGCGCTGGGCGAAAAGCCCCGCATGGCCGAGCTGGCCAACCGCTTTGCCCACGGCTTTGTGCTGCTGATCCTGCTGGTGGCCATCGCCACTGCTTTCTACTGGGGGCGGCACGATCCGGCACAAGCGCTGTGGGTAACGGTCTCGGTGCTGGTGATCACCTGCCCGTGCGCGCTGTCGCTGGCGGTGCCAGTAGCGCTGACGGCCGCCACCGGACAGCTGGCGCGCCTGGGCGTGCTGGTCGGGCGCGGCCATGCCCTCACCACCCTGCCGCAAGTCACCCAGGTGGTGTTCGACAAGACCGGTACCCTGACCCTGGGCGAGCTGAGCGTCGCCCACGCCCATTACTTTGCACCCGCCGCCGAGGTGCAGCCGCTGCTGGCGAGCCTGGAGTCGCGTTCGGAGCACCCGGTCGCCCGCGCCCTGCTGCGTCACGCCGGCAGCCATGCCGCCCTGCCCTTGTCGGACTATGACAACCAGCGCGGCCAGGGTGTCAGCGCCGTGATTGCAGGCCAGCGCTACTGGCTGGGCCGCCCGGAATTTGCCACCCCCCATTGCAGTGCCCCGCGCCCGTCTCAGCCGGAACATGCCGTCTGGCTCGCCAGCAGTACGCAGTGGCTGGCCGCCTTTGAGCTGAGCGATACCTTGCGTCCGGATGCACAGGCCACCGTGCAGGCCCTGCAGCGTGCGGGGCTGCGGGTGACGCTGGCCAGCGGCGACCAGCGTGGCCCGGTTGCGCATATTGCCCACAGTCTGGGCATCAGCGACTGGCACGCCAGCCTGTCGCCAGAAGACAAGTTGGCGCTGATCCGGGAACGGCAGCAGGCTGGCGAAGTGGTCATGATGGTGGGTGACGGCGTCAACGATGCGCCGGTACTGGCGCAAGCCCAGCTGTCGGTCGCCATGGCCAGCGGTGCCGACCTGGCCCGCCACAGTGCGGACATGATCCTCAATACACCGCAACTGTGGCCGCTGTATCAGGGCTGGCAACTGGCGTCACAGACCCGTCGCATCATGCGGCAGAACCTGCTGTGGGGCTTCTGCTATAACGGTATAGCCATTCCGCTGGCGGTGCTCGGTCATGTGACCCCGTTCATTGCCGGGATCGGCATGGCGGGCAGTTCGCTGCTGGTGGTATTGAATGCCTTGCGGCTGTTGCGGCGCAACGCCGTCAGTTACCCGCCAGCCGCTTGA
- the ccoS gene encoding cbb3-type cytochrome oxidase assembly protein CcoS — protein MDIVYLLIPLSLLAVLAIGALFWWAIKSGQFDDLDGPAYQVVMDEDRHQAVPADTGPRHQPHDAC, from the coding sequence ATGGACATCGTCTATTTGCTGATACCCCTGAGCCTGCTGGCGGTACTGGCGATTGGCGCGCTGTTCTGGTGGGCCATCAAGTCCGGCCAGTTTGATGATCTGGACGGACCCGCTTATCAGGTCGTGATGGACGAGGATCGTCATCAGGCCGTGCCCGCCGACACCGGGCCGCGTCACCAGCCGCACGACGCCTGCTGA
- the ccoN gene encoding cytochrome-c oxidase, cbb3-type subunit I, with protein sequence MEVQATYNYKVVRQFAVMTVIWGIVGMLAGVYIAALLVWPELNGNISWLSYGRLRPLHTNAVIFAFGGCGLFATSYYVVQRTCQVRLFGEKLAAFTFWGWNLVIVLAAITLPLGYTSGKEYAELEWPIDVLITLVWVSYAVVFFGTIIKRKVPHIYVANWFFGGFILTVALLHLVNSAAVPVSFWKSYSAYAGAQDAMVQWWYGHNAVGFFLTAGFLGIMYYFIPKQADRPVYSYRLSVVHFWALVFTYMWAGPHHLHYTALPDWAQSLGMVFSLILLAPSWGGMINGIMTLSGAWHKLRDDPILKFMIVSLSFYGMSTFEGPMMSIKTVNALSHYTEWTIGHVHSGALGWVGFITIGACYYLIPRLFGREQMYSKKLIETHFWVATIGIVLYIASLWIAGVMEGMMWRAFNVDGTLAYPDFVNIVKQKQPYYIIRLLGGALYLSGMLMMLYNTIKTIQQGKATEAAIPAVTAHA encoded by the coding sequence ATGGAAGTGCAAGCCACTTATAACTATAAAGTGGTCCGCCAGTTTGCCGTGATGACCGTGATATGGGGCATCGTCGGCATGCTGGCGGGCGTTTATATTGCAGCATTACTGGTCTGGCCGGAGCTTAACGGCAATATTTCCTGGTTGTCTTACGGCCGCCTGCGCCCGCTGCACACCAATGCCGTGATCTTTGCCTTCGGTGGCTGCGGTCTGTTCGCCACCTCCTACTACGTGGTACAGCGCACCTGTCAGGTTCGCCTGTTTGGCGAAAAGCTGGCCGCCTTCACCTTCTGGGGCTGGAATCTGGTGATCGTGCTGGCCGCCATCACCCTGCCGCTGGGTTACACCTCCGGCAAGGAGTATGCCGAGCTGGAATGGCCGATTGACGTGCTGATCACGCTGGTGTGGGTCTCCTACGCGGTGGTGTTCTTCGGCACCATCATCAAGCGCAAGGTACCGCACATCTATGTGGCCAACTGGTTCTTCGGTGGCTTCATCCTGACCGTCGCCTTGCTGCATCTGGTCAACAGCGCAGCGGTTCCTGTCAGTTTCTGGAAGTCTTACTCGGCCTATGCCGGGGCACAGGATGCCATGGTGCAATGGTGGTATGGCCATAATGCGGTGGGTTTCTTCCTGACCGCGGGCTTCCTTGGCATCATGTACTACTTCATCCCGAAGCAGGCGGATCGTCCGGTGTACTCCTACCGCCTGTCGGTGGTGCACTTCTGGGCACTGGTGTTCACCTATATGTGGGCGGGTCCGCACCATCTGCACTACACTGCGCTGCCGGACTGGGCACAGAGCCTGGGCATGGTGTTCTCGCTGATCCTGCTGGCGCCGAGCTGGGGCGGCATGATCAACGGCATCATGACCCTGTCGGGTGCCTGGCACAAGCTGCGTGATGACCCGATCCTGAAGTTCATGATCGTGTCGCTGTCCTTCTACGGCATGTCGACCTTCGAAGGCCCGATGATGTCGATCAAGACCGTGAACGCCCTGTCGCACTACACCGAATGGACCATTGGCCACGTGCACTCCGGCGCGCTGGGCTGGGTGGGCTTCATCACCATCGGTGCCTGCTACTACCTGATCCCGCGCCTGTTTGGCCGTGAGCAGATGTATTCCAAGAAGCTGATTGAAACCCACTTCTGGGTTGCGACCATCGGCATCGTGCTGTACATCGCCTCGCTGTGGATCGCCGGCGTGATGGAAGGCATGATGTGGCGCGCCTTCAACGTCGACGGCACCCTGGCTTACCCGGACTTTGTCAACATCGTCAAGCAGAAGCAGCCGTACTACATCATCCGTCTGCTGGGTGGTGCGCTGTACCTCTCCGGCATGCTGATGATGCTGTACAACACGATCAAGACCATCCAGCAGGGCAAGGCCACTGAGGCCGCCATCCCGGCCGTCACTGCCCACGCCTGA
- the ccoO gene encoding cytochrome-c oxidase, cbb3-type subunit II, translating to MFIKHETIEKNVGLMIILTILVVSIAGLVEIVPLAFQRSTTEPVKGLKPYTALQLAGRDIYIREGCYGCHSQMIRPFRAETERYGHYSVAGESVYDHPFQWGSKRTGPDLARVGGKYSDEWHRRHMNNPRDVLPDSIMPAYPWLERTPLDGSDLSKKLSAMKLLGVPYTDKEIADAPAAAEGKTELDALIAYLQVLGTAIKNKR from the coding sequence ATGTTTATCAAACACGAAACCATTGAAAAGAACGTCGGCCTGATGATCATCCTGACCATCCTGGTGGTCAGCATTGCCGGTCTGGTCGAAATTGTGCCGCTGGCTTTCCAGCGCTCCACCACCGAGCCGGTCAAGGGCCTCAAGCCTTACACCGCGCTGCAACTGGCAGGCCGTGACATCTACATCCGCGAAGGCTGCTATGGCTGCCACTCGCAGATGATCCGTCCGTTCCGCGCCGAAACCGAACGCTATGGACACTACTCGGTGGCCGGTGAGTCGGTGTACGACCACCCGTTCCAGTGGGGCTCCAAGCGTACCGGTCCGGATCTGGCCCGTGTCGGCGGCAAGTACTCGGATGAATGGCACCGCCGTCACATGAACAACCCGCGTGACGTGCTGCCGGATTCGATCATGCCCGCCTACCCGTGGCTGGAACGCACGCCGCTGGATGGTAGCGACCTGTCGAAGAAACTCTCGGCCATGAAGCTGCTGGGCGTGCCTTACACCGACAAGGAAATCGCGGATGCCCCGGCTGCAGCGGAAGGCAAGACTGAACTGGACGCGCTGATCGCTTACCTGCAAGTGCTGGGTACCGCGATCAAGAACAAGCGCTAA
- a CDS encoding cbb3-type cytochrome oxidase subunit 3, with protein MDINILRGVMTAATFLVFLGVIWWAILPKNRSRFEQAAHLPFADDDKPAQPSSGDQK; from the coding sequence ATGGATATCAATATCCTGCGCGGTGTCATGACTGCCGCCACCTTTCTCGTCTTCCTGGGCGTGATCTGGTGGGCAATCCTGCCGAAGAACCGTAGCCGGTTCGAGCAAGCTGCCCACCTGCCCTTTGCTGACGACGACAAGCCTGCGCAGCCGTCTTCTGGAGATCAAAAATGA
- the ccoP gene encoding cytochrome-c oxidase, cbb3-type subunit III, giving the protein MSDFVHGFWSLYISIITIAGFIGLFILLLSQNKVKKAAGEQVKTMGHVWDGNLEEYNNPLPRWWMGLFLLTLVFGVVYLVLYPGLGSYKGVYGWSSSKAYEDEVKVADQQTAPLFAKYRAMPVEQLAKDPAAQQMGQRLFLTYCAQCHGSDARGAKGFPNLRDNDWLWGGEAKTIEETILHGRPPMDQDGKQEAVMRMPAWGQSLGDEKIKDVANYVVSLSRPAEADASRAARGKDVYNQNCAACHAANGKGTQAMGAPNLTDNTWLYGYKMEDIVLSITNGRGGLMPAQEKLLGKDKVHLLAAYVYGLPKDQ; this is encoded by the coding sequence ATGAGTGACTTCGTACACGGCTTCTGGAGCCTGTATATCAGTATCATCACCATCGCCGGTTTTATCGGCCTGTTCATCCTGTTGCTGTCACAGAACAAGGTGAAGAAGGCTGCTGGCGAGCAGGTCAAGACCATGGGCCACGTCTGGGATGGCAATCTGGAGGAGTACAACAACCCGCTGCCGCGCTGGTGGATGGGCCTGTTCCTGCTGACCCTGGTGTTTGGTGTCGTCTATCTGGTGCTGTATCCCGGTCTGGGCAGCTACAAGGGCGTTTACGGCTGGTCCTCCAGCAAGGCGTATGAGGATGAAGTGAAGGTGGCGGATCAACAGACCGCCCCGCTGTTCGCCAAATACCGCGCCATGCCGGTGGAGCAACTGGCCAAAGACCCGGCTGCACAGCAAATGGGCCAGCGCCTGTTCCTGACCTACTGCGCACAGTGCCACGGTTCGGATGCACGCGGCGCCAAGGGCTTCCCCAACCTGCGTGACAACGACTGGCTGTGGGGCGGCGAGGCCAAGACCATCGAAGAGACCATCCTGCATGGTCGTCCGCCGATGGATCAGGACGGCAAGCAGGAAGCTGTGATGCGCATGCCGGCCTGGGGTCAGTCGCTGGGTGACGAGAAGATCAAGGATGTGGCGAACTATGTGGTCAGCCTGTCCCGTCCGGCCGAAGCCGATGCCTCGCGCGCTGCACGTGGCAAGGATGTGTACAACCAGAACTGTGCGGCCTGTCACGCTGCCAATGGCAAGGGCACGCAAGCCATGGGTGCGCCGAACCTGACCGACAACACCTGGTTGTATGGCTACAAGATGGAAGACATCGTGCTGTCCATCACCAACGGTCGCGGTGGCCTGATGCCTGCTCAAGAGAAGCTGCTGGGCAAGGACAAGGTTCATCTGCTGGCCGCTTACGTCTACGGCCTGCCGAAAGACCAGTAA
- the ccoG gene encoding cytochrome c oxidase accessory protein CcoG, protein MTQSFKNIPIKTQPAPPLDDQDELYEVRKKIHPRAISGLFATWRWIAVWVTQLVFYGLPWLSWEGRPAVLFDLDARKFYIFDLIFWPQDFIYLALLLMLCAFGLFWWTAIAGRLWCGYACPQTVYTSIFLWIEAKVEGNHLARQKLDAAPMSGRKLRLRATKHAIWIAFSLWTGFTFVSYFTPLTDLFRESRHGGLGPWELFWICFYGFATYGNAGFLREQVCKYMCPYARFQGVMFDRDTLIISYDTERGEPRGGRKKSANPQELGLGSCVDCSICVQVCPTGIDIRNGLQSECIGCAACIDACDQVMEKMNYPKGLIRYTTENALEHRYAEDRFLSHILRPRIIIYTVILAVLVTSMVWTLATRNPLKVDVVRDRNALVRETVFGQENAYTLNLINTDDHEHLLMIKTEALPQAELLSDQALPVRVAAGSTQRLTLRVRTKGTLAQGSNPLIFVVQAVDQPTMQRREKTSFQAAR, encoded by the coding sequence ATGACCCAGTCATTCAAGAATATCCCGATCAAAACCCAGCCCGCTCCGCCGCTCGATGACCAGGACGAGCTGTATGAAGTTCGCAAGAAAATCCACCCGCGTGCCATCAGTGGTCTGTTTGCCACCTGGCGCTGGATTGCCGTCTGGGTCACACAGCTGGTGTTCTATGGTCTGCCCTGGCTGAGCTGGGAGGGTCGTCCGGCGGTGCTGTTTGATCTGGATGCCCGCAAGTTCTACATTTTCGACCTGATCTTCTGGCCGCAGGATTTCATCTACCTGGCGCTGCTGCTGATGCTGTGCGCGTTCGGCCTGTTCTGGTGGACCGCTATTGCTGGGCGGCTGTGGTGCGGCTACGCCTGTCCGCAGACGGTCTATACCTCGATCTTTTTGTGGATCGAGGCCAAGGTAGAAGGTAACCATCTGGCGCGGCAGAAGCTGGATGCTGCGCCGATGAGCGGCCGCAAGCTGCGTCTGCGCGCCACCAAGCACGCGATCTGGATTGCCTTCTCGCTGTGGACCGGCTTCACCTTCGTGTCCTACTTCACGCCATTGACCGACCTGTTCCGCGAGAGCCGCCATGGCGGTCTGGGGCCGTGGGAACTGTTCTGGATCTGCTTCTATGGCTTCGCCACCTATGGCAATGCCGGCTTCCTGCGCGAGCAGGTGTGCAAGTACATGTGCCCGTATGCCCGCTTCCAGGGCGTGATGTTTGACCGCGATACCCTGATCATCAGTTACGACACCGAGCGTGGCGAGCCTCGCGGTGGCCGCAAGAAATCGGCCAACCCGCAAGAGCTGGGGCTGGGCTCCTGTGTGGACTGTAGCATCTGCGTGCAGGTCTGCCCCACCGGCATCGACATCCGCAACGGCCTGCAAAGTGAGTGCATTGGCTGTGCCGCCTGTATTGACGCCTGTGATCAGGTGATGGAGAAGATGAACTACCCGAAGGGGCTCATCCGCTACACCACCGAGAATGCGCTGGAGCACCGCTATGCGGAAGACCGGTTCCTCTCGCACATCCTGCGCCCGCGCATCATCATCTACACCGTGATTCTGGCCGTATTGGTCACCAGCATGGTGTGGACGCTGGCCACCCGCAATCCGCTGAAGGTAGATGTGGTGCGCGACCGTAATGCACTGGTGCGTGAAACGGTATTCGGGCAGGAAAATGCCTACACCCTCAACCTGATCAATACCGATGACCATGAACATCTGCTGATGATCAAGACCGAGGCCCTGCCGCAAGCGGAGCTGCTGAGCGACCAGGCCCTGCCGGTACGTGTTGCCGCAGGCAGCACCCAGCGCCTCACCCTGCGGGTCCGTACCAAAGGCACGCTGGCCCAGGGCAGCAATCCGCTGATCTTTGTGGTGCAGGCCGTCGACCAGCCAACCATGCAGCGTCGTGAAAAAACCTCGTTCCAGGCCGCCCGCTGA
- a CDS encoding FixH family protein, with protein MKPATPPITPWYRQFWPWLLICLPGVVVIASIATWIIASRTADDEVDKDYYKVGLTINRDKGKEDQARQLGVQANLMLGEQGLIRVYLRSKNALTAEPLELFLQHPSRQAYDQRVQLKPIGPGLYEGQAQPLRAGRWYVDLSSKQWQVRGEAHYPQQGPLDLAAP; from the coding sequence ATGAAACCTGCTACCCCACCCATCACCCCCTGGTACCGCCAATTCTGGCCCTGGCTGCTGATTTGCCTGCCTGGCGTGGTGGTCATCGCCAGCATCGCCACCTGGATCATCGCCAGCCGCACGGCCGACGATGAAGTGGACAAGGACTACTACAAGGTGGGCCTCACCATCAACCGCGACAAGGGCAAGGAAGACCAGGCCCGCCAGCTGGGGGTGCAAGCCAACCTGATGCTCGGCGAGCAAGGTCTGATCCGCGTCTACCTGCGCAGCAAGAATGCCCTGACGGCGGAGCCCCTGGAGCTCTTCCTGCAACACCCTTCCCGCCAGGCCTATGATCAGCGGGTACAACTCAAGCCGATCGGCCCCGGCCTGTACGAAGGCCAAGCCCAGCCGCTGCGTGCAGGGCGCTGGTATGTGGACCTGAGCAGCAAGCAATGGCAGGTGCGGGGGGAAGCGCACTACCCGCAGCAAGGCCCGCTGGATCTGGCCGCGCCGTAA
- a CDS encoding fumarylacetoacetate hydrolase family protein: MTPSPVIQMDDGHAHPVRNIFCIGRNYAAHVAELGNTSFGEPVVFMKPSHALLHAPGPIRLPAHSQDIHHEAELVLYIGRQPDPGHLLQSITGYGLGLDLTARDLQSHAKQHGLPWTLAKGFPGSACVSRFRPAEQIEDLSALNFTLHVNEQLRQHSDLNLMLYPLETQLRFLLERVGLDAGDLVFTGTPAGVAALQPGDQLQLAFTNGSLSARFSVEAA, from the coding sequence ATGACCCCCTCCCCGGTCATCCAGATGGATGATGGCCACGCCCATCCGGTGCGTAACATTTTCTGCATTGGTCGCAATTATGCCGCCCACGTGGCCGAGCTGGGTAACACCAGCTTTGGCGAGCCGGTTGTGTTCATGAAGCCATCGCATGCCCTGCTGCACGCACCCGGCCCTATCCGCCTGCCCGCACACTCGCAGGACATCCATCATGAGGCCGAGCTGGTCCTGTATATCGGCCGTCAACCTGATCCGGGTCACCTGCTGCAGTCGATCACCGGCTACGGTCTGGGGCTGGACCTGACCGCGCGTGACCTGCAGAGCCATGCCAAGCAGCATGGCTTGCCGTGGACACTGGCGAAAGGCTTTCCCGGCTCGGCGTGTGTCTCCCGCTTCCGCCCCGCCGAACAGATCGAGGACTTGTCGGCGCTGAATTTCACCCTGCATGTGAACGAACAGTTGCGGCAGCACAGTGACCTGAACCTGATGCTGTACCCGCTGGAAACCCAGCTGCGCTTCCTGCTGGAACGTGTAGGGCTCGATGCCGGCGATCTGGTGTTTACCGGCACCCCGGCGGGTGTCGCAGCCCTCCAGCCAGGTGACCAGCTGCAACTGGCCTTTACCAATGGCAGCCTGTCTGCCCGCTTCAGCGTGGAGGCCGCATGA
- a CDS encoding ankyrin repeat domain-containing protein, giving the protein MKGWLAALLLLVTLPAGAESYDDMLQGVKNDFAGDVSELLARGFDVDTTDNQGNTLLILAASNSSTRVFPLLLAARPKLNRKNQFGETALMMATYRKQTGMVKALLEAGAAVNQEGWGPLHYAASAGHLEGLQLMLEAGADVNAKAAEGSTPLIMAARDGHTEVIALLLKYKADPNVVNESGMTALRWAIRREDTDNMELLVEADAQQ; this is encoded by the coding sequence ATGAAGGGTTGGCTGGCCGCCCTGTTGCTACTTGTCACGCTGCCTGCCGGGGCCGAGTCTTACGATGACATGCTGCAAGGGGTGAAGAACGACTTCGCAGGGGATGTTTCCGAGCTGCTGGCGCGCGGTTTTGATGTGGATACCACGGATAATCAGGGCAATACCCTGCTGATCTTGGCTGCCAGCAATAGTTCGACCCGGGTCTTCCCCCTGCTGCTGGCAGCCCGCCCCAAGCTGAACCGGAAGAATCAGTTTGGCGAAACCGCGCTGATGATGGCGACGTACCGCAAGCAGACCGGCATGGTCAAAGCCTTGCTGGAAGCAGGTGCTGCGGTCAATCAGGAGGGCTGGGGCCCACTGCATTACGCCGCCAGTGCCGGACATCTGGAAGGCCTCCAGCTGATGCTGGAGGCTGGGGCAGACGTCAATGCCAAAGCCGCTGAGGGCAGCACACCGCTGATCATGGCGGCACGCGATGGCCACACCGAGGTGATTGCGCTGCTGCTGAAATACAAGGCCGACCCCAATGTGGTCAACGAAAGCGGCATGACCGCGCTGCGCTGGGCCATCCGGCGTGAGGATACCGACAATATGGAATTGCTGGTGGAGGCGGACGCACAGCAGTAA
- a CDS encoding CBS domain-containing protein, translated as MKTAGQLLAEKQRQAIYNVPPQATIYAALQLMAEKDIGAVLVMDEDSLVGIFSERDYARKIILKGKNSTDTLIQDVMTSRLFVVSPHSTISECMALMSEKRIRHLPVVEGSQVMGVLSITDLVRETIREQDFVIQQLEQYIHQ; from the coding sequence ATGAAGACGGCAGGACAATTGCTGGCAGAAAAACAGCGGCAAGCCATCTATAACGTCCCCCCACAGGCCACCATCTATGCCGCGCTGCAGCTGATGGCGGAGAAGGACATCGGTGCGGTGCTGGTGATGGATGAAGACAGCCTGGTGGGCATCTTTTCCGAGCGCGACTACGCCCGCAAGATCATCCTCAAGGGTAAAAATTCGACGGACACCCTGATTCAGGATGTGATGACCTCCCGTCTCTTCGTCGTCAGCCCGCACAGTACCATTTCCGAGTGCATGGCCTTGATGTCGGAAAAACGTATCCGCCATCTGCCGGTGGTTGAAGGCAGCCAGGTGATGGGCGTGCTGTCGATTACCGATCTGGTGCGAGAAACCATTCGCGAACAGGATTTTGTAATCCAGCAGCTGGAACAGTACATCCACCAGTGA
- a CDS encoding LysR family transcriptional regulator, with protein MKTRFDWQLIPSFLAVLQQGSLLGAARQLGSSQPTLGRHISELEQQLGVALFERTGRGLLPTAMALQLAEHAERMAEGAFQLNMAATGSDTLLPGVVRITASQPVAFQLLPPVLSRLRERYPSIRIELVASNTVDNLLQREADIALRMVQPAQASLVARKVAEIGIGAYAHRDYLARCGTPQQLPDLLAHALLGEDQGTTIQRGLQLLGLDLPAEHFVLRTDDYLVYWATVCSGMGIGFLSDHMARKAPDLLPVLPNLRIPAYPIWLTVHREIRGNRRVRVVYDHLAEDLPLELARQLAG; from the coding sequence ATGAAAACCCGCTTTGACTGGCAATTGATTCCCTCGTTTCTGGCGGTATTGCAGCAGGGGAGCTTGCTTGGGGCCGCACGACAGCTGGGCAGCAGTCAGCCTACGCTGGGACGGCATATCAGCGAGCTGGAGCAGCAACTGGGGGTGGCGCTGTTTGAGCGTACGGGCCGTGGTTTGTTGCCAACCGCCATGGCATTGCAGCTGGCGGAACATGCCGAGCGTATGGCGGAAGGGGCGTTTCAGCTGAATATGGCGGCGACGGGCAGCGACACTCTGCTACCGGGGGTGGTGCGTATTACGGCGAGTCAACCGGTTGCCTTTCAGTTGCTGCCACCGGTACTAAGCCGTTTACGTGAGCGTTACCCATCCATCCGCATCGAGCTGGTGGCCAGCAATACCGTGGATAATCTGTTGCAACGCGAGGCGGATATTGCGCTGCGCATGGTGCAACCGGCACAGGCCTCACTGGTGGCACGCAAGGTCGCGGAAATCGGGATTGGGGCCTATGCCCATCGTGATTATCTGGCGCGTTGTGGTACCCCGCAACAGCTGCCGGATTTACTGGCGCATGCCTTGCTGGGCGAGGATCAGGGGACGACCATCCAGCGCGGCCTGCAATTGCTGGGGTTGGATCTGCCCGCCGAACATTTTGTTTTGCGGACGGATGATTATCTGGTGTACTGGGCTACCGTCTGCAGTGGGATGGGAATCGGTTTTCTCAGCGACCACATGGCGCGCAAGGCACCGGATTTGCTGCCGGTGCTGCCGAATCTCCGCATTCCGGCTTATCCGATCTGGCTGACGGTGCACCGTGAAATACGGGGCAACCGCCGGGTCCGGGTCGTCTACGATCACCTTGCCGAAGACCTGCCGCTGGAGCTGGCGCGCCAGCTGGCAGGCTGA